The following are encoded together in the Candidatus Methylomirabilis tolerans genome:
- a CDS encoding DNA-processing protein DprA, translating to RIAVLGDLNILNPQSLALFCSVKCPGNLILHTYDLAQRLRQSGVTTIGGFHSPMEQECLTILLRGTQPVIVCPARSLSGMRIPAAYKPPLEQGRMLLLSPFADTVRRATVETAMLRNRFVAAVASAIFVAHAEPRSKTEQFCREVLAWRRPLYTLADNANGHLLTMGAQPLRPDDVPLSLG from the coding sequence CTCGCATCGCCGTGCTGGGTGATCTCAACATTCTGAATCCGCAGTCGCTGGCGCTGTTCTGCTCGGTGAAATGCCCCGGCAACCTCATCCTGCACACCTACGACCTTGCGCAGCGCTTACGGCAATCCGGCGTCACCACGATCGGCGGCTTTCATTCGCCGATGGAGCAGGAATGCCTGACGATCCTGCTGCGCGGCACGCAGCCGGTCATTGTGTGTCCGGCCCGAAGTCTTTCCGGCATGCGAATCCCCGCAGCGTATAAGCCGCCGCTCGAACAAGGCAGGATGCTGCTTCTCTCACCGTTTGCCGATACAGTGCGCCGTGCGACTGTGGAAACGGCCATGCTCCGGAACCGCTTTGTCGCCGCAGTTGCCAGCGCGATCTTCGTGGCCCATGCGGAACCCCGGAGCAAAACCGAGCAGTTCTGCCGCGAGGTGCTTGCATGGCGGAGGCCGCTTTATACATTGGCCGACAACGCGAACGGCCACCTGCTCACGATGGGCGCTCAGCCGTTACGCCCAGACGATGTGCCTCTGTCACTCGGATAA